A region from the Microbacterium lacus genome encodes:
- a CDS encoding LacI family DNA-binding transcriptional regulator, with protein MATRADVARVAGVSEAAVSYAISGKRPISDATRSRIFAAMRDLDYRPNAMARGLAGGKSMIIALLFPTRERGMSNADLEYVLGAANTAREQGYHLMLWPTDGLDVLEALALQKGGMIDGVLLMEVQMEDERVDILVDAGVPLGLIGRTADAIPGVVAADRDFERVADRAVAHLADLGHRRIAMIGGSTSTVHRRFGAVLRAENGFEDACRRRGLTPHIFHVDSSVDAGRVLYDDHFAADLEYTGIVAMNADAVVGFMAAAQNHGDRIPRELSVISIGTPDNLVALTVPPLTTISPPARAIGAAAAKLLIAHIGGAEEAPPPELWEGELEVRGSTGPALQVSPESAEQVTP; from the coding sequence ATGGCCACACGCGCCGACGTCGCCCGCGTCGCAGGAGTGTCCGAAGCCGCTGTGTCGTATGCCATTAGCGGCAAGCGCCCGATCTCCGATGCGACGCGGTCGCGCATCTTCGCCGCGATGCGGGATCTGGATTATCGACCGAACGCCATGGCACGAGGGCTGGCCGGCGGCAAGAGCATGATCATCGCTCTCCTGTTCCCCACCAGGGAGCGGGGCATGTCCAACGCCGATCTGGAGTACGTGCTGGGCGCCGCGAACACGGCGCGCGAACAGGGGTATCACCTCATGCTGTGGCCGACGGACGGGCTCGATGTGCTCGAGGCCCTCGCCCTTCAGAAAGGGGGGATGATCGACGGTGTGCTTCTCATGGAAGTGCAGATGGAGGACGAACGCGTCGACATCCTCGTCGACGCCGGAGTCCCCCTCGGCCTGATCGGGCGCACCGCGGATGCCATTCCCGGCGTCGTCGCCGCCGACCGCGACTTCGAGCGCGTCGCTGATCGGGCGGTCGCGCACCTGGCAGATCTCGGCCACCGCCGGATCGCCATGATCGGCGGCTCGACATCGACCGTCCACCGGAGATTCGGCGCCGTGCTGCGGGCGGAGAACGGCTTCGAGGACGCCTGCCGCCGCCGGGGGCTGACGCCGCACATCTTCCACGTGGACTCCTCGGTCGATGCGGGTCGCGTCCTCTACGACGATCATTTTGCCGCCGACCTGGAGTACACCGGCATCGTCGCCATGAATGCGGACGCCGTCGTCGGCTTCATGGCGGCCGCGCAGAATCACGGCGATCGCATTCCTCGCGAGCTCTCGGTGATCTCGATCGGGACGCCGGACAACCTCGTCGCGCTCACCGTCCCGCCGCTGACGACCATCTCGCCTCCGGCGCGGGCCATCGGCGCGGCCGCCGCGAAGCTGCTCATCGCGCATATCGGCGGCGCGGAGGAGGCGCCGCCGCCGGAACTCTGGGAGGGCGAGCTCGAGGTGAGAGGCTCCACCGGCCCGGCGCTCCAGGTGTCGCCGGAGAGCGCAGAGCAGGTCACCCCGTGA
- a CDS encoding sugar ABC transporter permease, producing the protein MSITAVPIQTVKVRKRRSTFGHDQRAGLLMSLPALILLIAMVVVPFIMAFVLSLYNVRLDNARPPTFMGLEQYRRILFDPDLSPIFWRSLINNFTFALIVVPVQTALAVGLAVLLNQKLKGIAAFRTFFFLPVVFPMALVAVIWTLIFARDASGLLNGFLSWVSFGLIPPQDWLGNPALALTSIALMSIWAGVGFQMVIVLAALQDIPPELYEAASIDKASKWQQFVHVTLPGLKNTLIFIIMITTIFSLRLFDQVYIMTSGGPNDATTTVMYQAVTSAFLENNVGRGSAMTVVFVIIIMLITLVQRRLLRQDKEIS; encoded by the coding sequence ATGTCCATCACCGCCGTCCCCATCCAGACCGTGAAGGTGCGCAAGCGCCGATCGACGTTCGGTCACGACCAGCGCGCGGGGCTCCTCATGAGCCTGCCGGCCCTGATCCTGCTCATCGCGATGGTCGTGGTGCCGTTCATCATGGCGTTCGTCCTCTCGCTCTACAACGTGCGGCTGGACAATGCTCGGCCCCCGACGTTCATGGGGCTAGAGCAGTACCGCCGCATCCTGTTCGATCCCGACCTCAGCCCGATCTTCTGGCGCAGCCTGATCAACAACTTCACATTCGCGCTCATCGTGGTGCCGGTCCAGACCGCGCTCGCCGTCGGTCTCGCCGTGCTGCTCAATCAGAAGCTCAAGGGCATCGCGGCCTTCCGCACCTTCTTCTTCCTGCCGGTCGTCTTCCCCATGGCGCTCGTCGCGGTGATCTGGACCCTCATCTTCGCCAGAGACGCGTCCGGCCTGCTCAACGGGTTCCTGTCATGGGTCAGCTTCGGGCTCATCCCGCCGCAGGACTGGCTCGGCAACCCTGCCCTGGCACTGACTTCGATCGCTCTCATGTCGATCTGGGCGGGCGTCGGCTTCCAGATGGTGATCGTCCTCGCGGCACTGCAGGACATTCCGCCCGAGCTCTACGAGGCCGCGTCGATCGACAAGGCCTCCAAATGGCAGCAGTTCGTCCACGTCACGCTGCCGGGCCTGAAGAACACGCTCATCTTCATCATCATGATCACGACGATCTTCTCGCTGCGGCTCTTCGACCAGGTCTACATCATGACCAGCGGTGGCCCGAACGATGCGACGACCACGGTCATGTACCAGGCGGTGACCTCGGCGTTCCTGGAGAACAACGTCGGCCGCGGCTCGGCGATGACAGTCGTGTTCGTCATCATCATCATGCTCATCACGCTCGTGCAGCGCCGTCTGCTGCGCCAGGACAAGGAGATCTCATGA
- a CDS encoding extracellular solute-binding protein → MSRQAHRRMLRRGARSLALGSGIVITALLAAGCASGGGEAPDAGDATGTITIWAQEGQEGEVQAAKDVVAAFNESQDDITAELTLIPQATYGQTLASTDVDALPDVYEFDGETLGALVYAGKLRQLDGLVADDTIQSQIPSILAEGTYSDGNVYAVAQYDSGLGLYGNASLLAAAGITDVPTTVEDAWTVDEFQDAVVALAGVTPGGKGLDIKENYAGTWPGYAFTPVVNSAGQPLVKGGSAEGTLNAPEVADALTRFATWRQYVDPNADDKAFTDGRVGLSWVGHWNYPSYAEALGDDLVVLPLPDFGNGTKSGQGSHAWGIGANSPNAAAGAKFLEFLMQDEWITQITTANGAVPGTTSAIAASELYAEGGPLRLYYDQLQLTCGSEPPTPDCVTVPRTISPAWPVINSAFSEAFWAIYGGADAQTELDKAVKTIDLDYADNGGYED, encoded by the coding sequence ATGAGCAGGCAAGCACACCGCCGGATGCTGCGCAGGGGAGCCCGATCCCTCGCGCTGGGCAGCGGCATCGTCATCACCGCCCTCCTGGCTGCCGGATGCGCGTCCGGCGGGGGGGAAGCGCCCGACGCCGGCGACGCCACCGGCACGATCACCATCTGGGCACAGGAAGGTCAGGAAGGCGAGGTGCAGGCGGCCAAAGACGTCGTCGCCGCCTTCAACGAGTCGCAGGACGACATCACGGCTGAACTGACGCTCATCCCCCAAGCGACGTACGGTCAGACGCTGGCGTCGACCGATGTCGACGCGCTACCGGACGTCTACGAGTTCGACGGCGAGACGCTGGGTGCGCTCGTGTACGCGGGCAAGCTGCGCCAGCTCGACGGACTCGTCGCAGACGACACCATCCAGTCGCAGATCCCGTCGATCCTCGCCGAAGGGACCTACTCGGACGGCAACGTGTACGCGGTCGCACAGTACGACTCCGGACTCGGGCTCTACGGGAACGCATCGCTGCTGGCCGCGGCGGGGATCACCGACGTGCCGACGACGGTCGAGGACGCCTGGACGGTCGATGAGTTCCAGGACGCGGTCGTCGCGCTCGCCGGCGTCACGCCCGGCGGCAAGGGACTGGACATCAAGGAGAACTACGCCGGCACCTGGCCCGGGTATGCCTTCACCCCGGTCGTGAACTCTGCGGGTCAGCCCCTCGTGAAGGGCGGGTCGGCCGAGGGCACCCTGAACGCGCCCGAGGTCGCTGACGCTCTTACGCGGTTCGCGACGTGGCGGCAGTACGTCGATCCCAATGCCGACGACAAGGCGTTCACCGATGGGCGCGTCGGCCTGTCGTGGGTCGGCCACTGGAACTACCCCTCCTACGCCGAGGCTCTCGGTGATGACCTCGTCGTGCTTCCGCTGCCCGACTTCGGCAATGGCACCAAGAGCGGGCAGGGTTCCCACGCGTGGGGCATCGGTGCGAACTCCCCGAATGCCGCGGCCGGTGCGAAGTTCCTCGAGTTCCTGATGCAGGACGAGTGGATCACCCAGATCACGACGGCCAACGGTGCCGTTCCCGGCACGACGTCGGCCATCGCGGCGAGCGAACTGTACGCCGAGGGTGGGCCGCTGCGCCTGTACTACGACCAGCTCCAGCTCACGTGCGGCTCGGAGCCGCCGACGCCCGACTGTGTCACCGTGCCGCGCACGATCAGCCCCGCCTGGCCCGTGATCAACAGCGCGTTCAGTGAGGCGTTCTGGGCGATCTACGGAGGAGCCGACGCCCAGACCGAGCTCGACAAGGCCGTGAAGACCATCGATCTCGACTACGCCGACAACGGCGGGTACGAGGACTGA
- a CDS encoding carbohydrate ABC transporter permease: MSTSTLTRGDAAAARRSGPSPRGPRLTMAARERRRKFFAYVVLSIVTLFFFAPIAYMIIGSFKPSAKVFAGMAGFLPVDMSFDNYIGVINRFNGPQSGYFWNFYLTSAIVSFFIVVGGLVVNSMIAYALARLRWRGRNAVLTLVVILVILPFEAIAVPLFYLLNDYRNTYFVQFLPFIASAFSIFLFYTFFIGLPGEIQEAARLDGAGPWRVFFQVIVPMSKPVFASVTILSFLAAWSSFLFPVMMIDQPAVRPLPLAIAVFKAQPPTDWGQIFAFGVLLVIPVVVVFLLFQRFFIQSVASSAVKG, from the coding sequence ATGAGCACGTCCACCCTGACCCGCGGCGACGCTGCCGCGGCACGGCGCAGCGGCCCTTCGCCACGCGGTCCGCGCCTGACGATGGCTGCCCGCGAGCGTCGTCGCAAGTTCTTCGCGTACGTCGTCCTGTCGATCGTCACACTCTTCTTCTTCGCACCGATCGCGTACATGATCATCGGGTCGTTCAAGCCGTCCGCGAAGGTGTTCGCCGGCATGGCGGGCTTCCTCCCCGTCGATATGTCGTTCGACAACTACATCGGTGTGATCAACAGGTTCAACGGGCCCCAGTCCGGGTACTTCTGGAACTTCTACCTCACGTCGGCGATCGTGAGCTTCTTCATCGTCGTGGGCGGGCTCGTGGTGAACTCGATGATCGCGTACGCCCTGGCCCGTTTGCGCTGGCGGGGTCGCAACGCGGTCCTCACCCTTGTCGTGATCCTCGTCATCCTGCCGTTCGAGGCGATCGCGGTGCCGCTGTTCTACCTCCTGAACGATTACCGGAACACGTACTTCGTGCAGTTCCTGCCGTTCATCGCCTCGGCGTTCTCGATCTTCCTCTTCTACACGTTCTTCATCGGGCTCCCCGGCGAGATCCAGGAGGCGGCGCGGCTCGACGGCGCCGGCCCGTGGCGCGTGTTCTTCCAGGTGATCGTGCCGATGTCCAAGCCCGTCTTCGCGTCGGTGACGATCCTGAGTTTCCTGGCGGCGTGGTCGTCGTTCCTCTTCCCGGTCATGATGATCGACCAACCGGCCGTGCGGCCGCTGCCGCTCGCGATCGCGGTGTTCAAGGCTCAGCCGCCGACCGACTGGGGACAGATCTTCGCGTTCGGTGTCCTGCTGGTGATCCCCGTCGTCGTCGTGTTCCTGCTGTTCCAGCGGTTCTTCATCCAGAGCGTCGCTTCGTCCGCCGTGAAGGGGTAG